The Croceibacterium sp. TMG7-5b_MA50 genome segment CCGCACAAGGCGATGGGCGTGGACATCGTGCTGGAATGCACCGGTTTCTTCCAGTCGCACGATGCGGCGAAGCCCCACCTCGATGCTGGTGCGAAGCGCGTCCTGATCTCCGCTCCGGCGACCGGTGTATCGGCGACCATCGTGTACGGTGTGAACCACGACAAGCTGACCGCGGGCGACATCATCGTGTCGAACGCCAGCTGCACCACCAACTGCCTTGCGCCGCTGGCCAAGGTGCTGAACGACGGCTTCGGGATTGAACGTGGTTTCATGACCACGATCCACTCCTACACCAACGACCAGCGCATGCTGGACCAGATCCACAAGGATCTGCGCCGCGCCCGCGCCGGCGCCACCAACATGATCCCGACCACCACGGGCGCCGCCCGCGCCGTTGGTCTGGTGCTGCCGGAGCTGAAGGGCAAGCTGGACGGGTCCTCCATCCGCGTGCCGACGCCCAATGTGTCCGTCGTGGACCTGGTGTTCGTACCCGGCCGCGAAGTGTCGGTGGAGGAGATCAACGCCGCGCTGAAGGCTGCCGCCGACGGACCGATGAAGGGCGTGCTCGACTACACCGATCAGCCGCTCGTCTCCTCGGACTTCAACC includes the following:
- the gap gene encoding type I glyceraldehyde-3-phosphate dehydrogenase, yielding MATKVSINGFGRIGRLVARAIMERDDHDLELVAINDLAEPKDNALLFAHDSTHGRFPGTVTSDGDSIQINGKDIAVTKERDPAKLPHKAMGVDIVLECTGFFQSHDAAKPHLDAGAKRVLISAPATGVSATIVYGVNHDKLTAGDIIVSNASCTTNCLAPLAKVLNDGFGIERGFMTTIHSYTNDQRMLDQIHKDLRRARAGATNMIPTTTGAARAVGLVLPELKGKLDGSSIRVPTPNVSVVDLVFVPGREVSVEEINAALKAAADGPMKGVLDYTDQPLVSSDFNHYPASSTVDSLETTVLESKLARVLSWYDNEWGFSNRMIDTAGVMAGLL